A single window of Sphingobacterium sp. ML3W DNA harbors:
- a CDS encoding YraN family protein has protein sequence MAKHLEFGKLGESYAEKFLQDLGCEILLRNWRCKNLEVDLIVKDIDILVFVEVKTRRQIDYGEPFEFVDWKKKRKLTRAADYYLKKYKVQGEIRFDIVSIVIADKETIQIEHIKDAFWNE, from the coding sequence ATGGCCAAACATCTTGAATTTGGAAAATTAGGCGAATCATATGCTGAGAAATTTCTGCAGGATTTAGGCTGTGAAATTTTGTTAAGAAATTGGCGGTGTAAGAATTTAGAAGTAGATTTGATTGTCAAAGATATTGATATTTTGGTGTTTGTTGAAGTGAAGACACGACGTCAAATTGATTACGGTGAGCCATTTGAATTTGTCGATTGGAAAAAAAAGAGAAAATTGACAAGGGCAGCGGATTATTATTTAAAAAAATATAAGGTACAAGGAGAGATCCGTTTTGATATCGTATCCATCGTTATCGCGGATAAAGAAACCATACAAATAGAACATATCAAAGATGCGTTCTGGAATGAATAA
- a CDS encoding DUF4407 domain-containing protein yields MNSINHFFLYCAGIHEETLRKYPQEHNKYVAIGATIFFTGLFASLSGGYAMYFVFSGTYLDWLLAIVFGLIWGLMIFNMDRYIVLSINKSKTGSFQFLQALPRILLAILIGVVISRPLELKIFDKEIRENLKTTYIANERAKIDSLNIIFNKKYAFELNQLKGLIAERDSLDANIKTDRQKLNYEIFGNKTTETSGVIGYGPYAKRKELELEKSTVYLDTLRSKVMAQENNIRDKQRVEGILNQKGLSNASLDSAVNLAGFADRNSALGNLKIKANGKVDQATENAVTFIGLLFVFLECLPVFVKLLSGRDAYDRQIRNQKTIDEYESDVYTTTEMAAIDHLKDASVDISINKRLKKMNAEIEEV; encoded by the coding sequence ATGAATAGTATCAACCATTTTTTTCTGTATTGCGCTGGCATACATGAAGAAACCCTGCGTAAATATCCTCAAGAACATAATAAATATGTCGCCATAGGAGCAACGATTTTTTTCACAGGATTATTTGCCAGTCTTTCTGGCGGTTATGCTATGTATTTTGTATTTAGTGGAACTTATTTGGATTGGCTCTTAGCAATTGTATTCGGCCTAATATGGGGGTTGATGATTTTTAATATGGACCGATATATTGTCCTAAGCATCAACAAATCAAAGACAGGGTCGTTCCAATTTCTACAAGCCTTACCTCGTATCTTATTGGCCATACTAATTGGAGTAGTCATTTCTAGGCCTTTGGAACTTAAAATATTTGACAAGGAAATTAGGGAAAATCTTAAAACAACTTACATTGCCAACGAGCGTGCAAAAATTGATAGTTTAAATATCATTTTCAATAAAAAGTATGCATTCGAGCTTAATCAGCTTAAGGGCTTGATAGCAGAGCGAGATTCCCTAGATGCTAACATCAAAACAGACCGCCAAAAGCTGAACTATGAAATTTTCGGAAATAAAACAACTGAAACCTCAGGTGTGATAGGCTACGGACCTTATGCAAAGCGAAAAGAGCTCGAATTGGAAAAATCTACGGTATACCTGGATACATTACGAAGTAAAGTTATGGCCCAGGAAAACAATATTCGTGATAAACAGCGCGTGGAAGGTATTTTAAATCAAAAAGGACTCTCAAATGCTAGTTTGGATAGTGCTGTTAATTTAGCAGGATTTGCAGACCGAAACTCAGCATTGGGTAATCTTAAAATAAAAGCGAACGGCAAAGTGGATCAAGCAACAGAAAATGCGGTTACTTTCATAGGCCTGCTCTTTGTTTTTTTAGAATGCTTACCCGTATTTGTGAAGTTGCTTTCCGGTAGAGATGCTTATGACCGACAGATTCGCAATCAGAAGACAATCGATGAATATGAGTCTGACGTATATACAACGACCGAAATGGCGGCTATTGATCATTTAAAGGATGCTTCAGTAGATATTAGCATAAACAAAAGACTTAAAAAAATGAATGCAGAAATAGAAGAAGTTTAA
- a CDS encoding glutaminyl-peptide cyclotransferase, which produces MKKTTYVFLGLIFGLGACKTKKSSKLEFAKPDTSQSIEQGEPIQLQLKFSSSDLDSVVYYIDNQVVGQKQDTTALQVDSKNLALGARNISAKLYQGAKVDSASEYISVVPPAPKEYGFEVVNKFPHDTTAFTQGLQYENGFLYESTGSGNGTLTSLRRVDLKSGKVLQRKDFDSEKYFGEGMTIVGDKIVMLTWRNMEGFVLNKSSFELERTFPYHNSKEGWGLTFDGKRLIKSDGSHKLYFLDPNTQEEIDFIEVYDNNGKVAALNELEYINGKVYANVYEQDIIVIINPQTGVVESRINLVGIYQHAQYDNELNGIAYDQAGDRLFVTGKLWNTLFEIKMIAR; this is translated from the coding sequence ATGAAAAAAACAACGTATGTCTTTTTAGGATTAATATTTGGGCTTGGAGCCTGTAAAACTAAGAAATCGAGTAAGCTTGAGTTTGCGAAACCTGACACGAGTCAATCCATAGAGCAAGGAGAGCCCATTCAGTTGCAATTGAAATTTTCCTCATCAGATTTGGACTCTGTGGTGTATTATATCGATAATCAGGTGGTTGGACAAAAGCAAGATACAACAGCACTTCAAGTCGATAGCAAAAACTTAGCGCTAGGTGCTCGCAATATTTCGGCGAAGTTATATCAGGGAGCTAAAGTAGACAGTGCGAGTGAATATATTAGTGTGGTACCTCCTGCACCTAAGGAGTATGGTTTTGAGGTTGTTAATAAGTTCCCTCATGATACAACAGCATTTACACAAGGACTGCAATACGAAAATGGATTTCTATACGAGTCTACTGGTAGCGGAAATGGTACACTTACCTCATTGCGACGTGTCGATTTAAAATCAGGGAAGGTATTGCAGCGAAAAGATTTTGACTCAGAAAAATATTTCGGCGAAGGCATGACCATTGTTGGGGATAAAATCGTGATGTTAACATGGAGAAATATGGAAGGCTTCGTTCTAAATAAATCAAGTTTTGAATTGGAGAGAACATTTCCTTATCATAATAGCAAAGAGGGGTGGGGGCTAACATTTGATGGTAAACGTTTGATTAAGTCTGACGGATCACATAAATTATATTTCTTAGATCCAAATACGCAGGAAGAAATAGATTTCATTGAGGTATATGACAATAATGGAAAGGTTGCTGCATTAAATGAATTGGAGTATATCAATGGAAAGGTATATGCCAATGTATATGAACAAGATATTATTGTTATTATCAATCCGCAAACAGGAGTGGTAGAGAGTAGAATAAATTTGGTAGGAATCTACCAGCATGCACAATATGATAATGAGTTGAATGGTATTGCATATGATCAGGCGGGCGATCGTCTATTTGTGACCGGTAAACTTTGGAATACTTTGTTTGAAATTAAAATGATCGCGCGGTAA
- the dnaG gene encoding DNA primase, whose amino-acid sequence MIKQEIIDKVLDAARIEEVVGEFVDLKKRGTSLIGNCPFHHEKTPSFHVSVSKGIYKCFGCGVGGDSLKFVMELEKFSYPEGIRYLANKYSIEVEEVERSPAQLAAQDKRESLYVLSGWASKFFKEQMWTTELGQVIGLHYFKERGYREDIIKKFELGYSPDNWTAFVDAAVKAGFHPDYLKEIGLAIERDDKSLYDRFRGRVMFPIHNLTGRVIGFGGRTLKTDKKVPKYVNSPESDIYHKSDVLYGLNFAKKAIMDDDNCYLVEGYADVISTHQAGVENVVSSSGTSLTTAQIRLIARFTKNVTILYDGDEAGIKASLRGTDMLLEEGLNVKILLFPDGNDPDSYVKKFGSSAFKAYIKENQQDFIFYKTRILLRDTNNDPIKRAEVIRDVVESIALIPDEIKVSVFIRECSNLLDIEERILLSELNKIRISKAKRADKDFSKKSTPAIGSGVPPMDGPPADFFMTDEERGGAAALVGETPTQQITPEILQEREIIRILINYGDYLATWEGDGDIPVAGVLLSNIEDVNFEDKAAAYILKVYREAAEKYEIPEAKQFYSNPDDTVAELAINCVASKYNLSENWNDDKRKIYVTQEYEHLKALVVTAIYRIKKRKITREMDKIREELKSEKDDVNVEVLIFKYQKLKDAEKMLGGLLGNTVVK is encoded by the coding sequence TTGATCAAGCAAGAGATAATAGATAAAGTGTTGGATGCAGCTCGCATTGAGGAGGTTGTAGGGGAATTTGTAGACTTGAAAAAGAGAGGGACATCGCTTATTGGGAATTGTCCTTTTCATCATGAGAAAACGCCCTCTTTCCACGTTTCTGTCTCAAAAGGTATCTATAAGTGCTTTGGTTGTGGTGTAGGAGGAGACTCGTTGAAGTTTGTGATGGAGTTGGAGAAATTTTCCTATCCAGAAGGCATCCGATATCTTGCCAATAAATATAGCATCGAGGTCGAAGAAGTAGAACGATCGCCTGCGCAATTAGCGGCGCAAGATAAGCGAGAAAGCTTATATGTACTCAGCGGTTGGGCAAGTAAATTTTTTAAAGAGCAGATGTGGACCACAGAGTTGGGACAGGTTATTGGATTGCATTACTTTAAAGAACGCGGATACCGTGAAGACATCATTAAGAAATTTGAACTCGGCTATTCTCCCGATAATTGGACCGCTTTTGTTGATGCTGCCGTAAAGGCTGGTTTTCATCCGGACTATCTCAAAGAAATTGGTCTCGCCATCGAGCGGGATGATAAGAGCCTGTACGATCGATTCCGTGGACGTGTCATGTTCCCAATTCATAATCTTACAGGAAGAGTTATCGGTTTTGGAGGCCGAACTTTAAAGACTGATAAGAAAGTTCCCAAATATGTAAATTCGCCGGAGAGTGATATCTATCATAAGTCAGATGTGCTTTATGGGCTTAATTTCGCCAAAAAAGCAATCATGGATGATGATAATTGCTATTTGGTCGAAGGTTATGCAGATGTTATATCCACGCATCAGGCAGGGGTTGAAAATGTGGTGTCTTCCTCAGGAACATCATTGACTACCGCTCAGATTCGGTTGATAGCACGTTTTACTAAAAATGTCACGATACTTTATGATGGAGACGAAGCAGGAATAAAAGCGTCCCTTCGTGGAACAGATATGTTGCTTGAAGAAGGTTTGAACGTTAAGATTTTGCTATTCCCTGATGGGAATGACCCAGACTCTTATGTGAAGAAATTTGGATCTTCGGCATTTAAAGCTTACATCAAGGAAAATCAACAAGATTTTATTTTTTATAAAACAAGGATCCTACTTCGTGACACGAATAATGACCCAATCAAACGAGCAGAAGTTATTCGTGATGTAGTTGAAAGTATTGCACTGATACCTGATGAAATTAAAGTATCCGTATTTATTCGAGAGTGTAGCAATTTATTGGATATTGAAGAGCGAATCTTACTTTCTGAACTTAATAAAATACGAATTTCAAAAGCTAAAAGAGCAGATAAGGATTTTAGCAAGAAGAGCACACCTGCTATAGGTTCAGGTGTACCGCCAATGGACGGTCCGCCTGCAGATTTCTTCATGACAGATGAAGAAAGAGGTGGGGCAGCAGCACTTGTAGGTGAAACACCGACGCAACAAATTACACCAGAAATTCTACAAGAACGTGAGATAATACGTATCCTGATTAATTATGGAGATTATTTAGCGACCTGGGAAGGTGATGGAGATATTCCTGTAGCAGGCGTATTACTTAGTAATATTGAGGACGTTAATTTTGAGGATAAGGCTGCGGCTTATATTTTAAAAGTTTACCGAGAAGCAGCTGAAAAATATGAAATCCCCGAAGCAAAACAGTTTTATTCAAATCCAGATGATACTGTTGCTGAGCTTGCGATTAATTGCGTGGCATCAAAATACAATTTGAGTGAAAATTGGAACGATGATAAACGCAAAATTTATGTCACCCAAGAATACGAACACCTAAAAGCACTTGTTGTTACGGCAATTTACCGAATTAAGAAGCGGAAGATAACACGTGAGATGGATAAGATTAGGGAAGAATTAAAAAGTGAGAAAGACGACGTAAATGTAGAGGTATTAATTTTTAAATATCAAAAGCTTAAAGACGCAGAGAAGATGTTGGGAGGATTGCTCGGAAATACCGTAGTCAAATAA
- a CDS encoding nucleotide sugar dehydrogenase — protein sequence MSFNIKKICCIGAGYVGGPTMSVVAQQCPNIQITIVDVNEDRIAAWNDENLDNLPIYEPGLAEIVAEARGRNLFFSTEVEKAIDEADMIFISVNTPTKNYGKGKGMAADLKYIELCARQIAAVAKTDKIVVEKSTLPVRTAAALKSILDHTGNGVNFHILSNPEFLAEGTAIQDLLAPDRVLIGGENQEAIDTLVSIYQNWVPNDKILTTNLWSSELSKLTANAFLAQRVSSINSISELCEKTGANVDEVAKAIGMDTRIGAKFLKASVGFGGSCFQKDILNLVYIARSYGLNEVADYWDQVIIMNDHQKHRFADHIIQTLYNTVSGKKITFLGWAFKKDTNDTRESAAIYVADYLLNEQAEITIYDPKVSAERIYADLDYLNTRSPEENRALVKVVNDPMQACEDAHAIAVLTEWDEFKDYDWSIIKKQMKRPSFIFDGRKLLNKSHLENLGFNYYAIGK from the coding sequence ATGTCATTTAATATCAAAAAAATCTGTTGTATTGGTGCTGGATATGTCGGAGGACCTACAATGTCTGTGGTTGCCCAACAATGTCCTAACATCCAAATCACTATTGTAGATGTCAATGAAGACCGTATTGCGGCCTGGAACGATGAAAATCTAGACAACCTACCCATTTACGAACCCGGATTGGCAGAAATTGTTGCTGAAGCGAGAGGTCGCAATTTATTTTTCTCTACAGAAGTTGAGAAAGCCATCGATGAGGCAGATATGATCTTTATTTCGGTCAATACCCCAACGAAAAACTATGGGAAAGGAAAAGGTATGGCCGCTGATCTCAAATACATTGAACTATGTGCAAGACAAATTGCTGCTGTTGCTAAAACAGATAAAATAGTGGTGGAAAAATCCACCCTACCTGTTCGTACCGCTGCCGCATTAAAAAGTATTCTAGACCATACCGGTAATGGTGTCAATTTTCATATCCTGTCAAATCCAGAATTCTTAGCTGAAGGCACGGCTATTCAAGATTTATTAGCTCCTGATCGTGTACTAATTGGGGGAGAAAATCAGGAGGCTATTGATACACTTGTAAGTATATACCAAAACTGGGTCCCTAATGATAAAATATTGACTACAAATCTGTGGTCATCAGAATTATCTAAATTAACGGCAAATGCTTTTTTAGCACAACGTGTATCTTCTATCAACTCCATTTCAGAACTTTGTGAAAAAACAGGAGCGAATGTCGACGAAGTAGCAAAAGCAATTGGCATGGACACCCGTATTGGTGCAAAATTTTTAAAAGCATCAGTTGGTTTTGGAGGTTCTTGTTTTCAGAAAGACATTTTAAACCTTGTTTACATTGCCAGAAGCTATGGGCTAAATGAAGTTGCAGATTATTGGGACCAAGTGATTATCATGAATGATCATCAAAAACATCGATTTGCAGATCATATTATTCAAACCTTATATAATACTGTTTCTGGAAAGAAAATCACGTTTTTAGGATGGGCTTTCAAAAAAGACACGAACGATACTAGAGAATCTGCAGCCATATACGTTGCTGATTATTTATTAAATGAACAAGCGGAAATCACGATTTATGACCCAAAAGTATCTGCTGAACGTATATATGCTGACCTTGATTATTTGAATACGAGAAGCCCTGAAGAAAATAGAGCACTTGTAAAGGTCGTAAATGACCCTATGCAAGCTTGCGAAGATGCACATGCTATTGCAGTGTTGACAGAATGGGATGAATTTAAAGATTACGACTGGTCTATAATCAAAAAACAGATGAAAAGACCATCTTTTATTTTCGATGGCAGAAAATTGTTAAATAAATCGCATTTAGAAAATTTAGGTTTTAATTATTATGCCATTGGGAAATAA
- a CDS encoding M3 family metallopeptidase, which produces MKKKRLLPFFLIVATAFVGCEEKKQMTDNPLLLAYDTPFNVPPFDKIKDEHFKPAYEEAIKVHNLEIDSIVNNTEEPSFKNTILAIENAGSLLSNVSRVFGNLSKANTNDSISALDKELAPVLTGHYDDISMNSKLFARIKTVWDKKASLGLDAEDIKLLENTYKNFVRSGANLNDADKTKLKKINSELAGLTVEFGQNVLAETNAFEMVVDSASQLEGLPESLKSAAAEDAIAKGKEGKWLFTLQNPSVMPFLQYAQNRDLRKQIWEAYQMRGNNDNAHDNKEVLRKIANLRLEKAKLLGYNSYAAYVLEESMAKNPTNVYELLNKLWTPALSKAKGEAADINKEIKAQGGDFEVAPYDWRYYTEIIRKNRFALNEDEIKPYFSLPTVREGAFAVAHKLYGLTFVALNNVPVYHKDVEVYEVKDKDGSHLGLLYADFFPRASKSGGAWMTSYRSQSKKEGKRNAPVISIVCNFTKPVGDQPALLTFDEASTLFHEFGHALHGLLSNVKYRSLAGTSVSRDFVELPSQIMENWAADASVLKEYAKHYKTKEAIPDSLIAKMEKAGTFDQGFATVEYLAASLLDMNYHAATAPIKGDINAFEKESLKKMGLIDAIIPRYRSTYFRHIFEGGYSAGYYAYIWSEVLDSDAFAAFKEKSLYDQTTADSFRRNILEKGGTGDPAEMYKAFRGVDPDPKYLLIKRGLN; this is translated from the coding sequence ATGAAGAAAAAACGACTTTTGCCATTTTTTTTGATTGTGGCAACTGCCTTTGTTGGTTGTGAAGAAAAAAAACAAATGACTGATAATCCGCTATTATTAGCTTATGATACCCCTTTTAATGTTCCTCCATTTGATAAAATTAAGGATGAACATTTTAAACCTGCTTACGAGGAGGCCATTAAAGTTCATAATTTAGAAATTGATTCGATTGTAAATAATACAGAAGAACCGTCTTTTAAAAATACAATTTTAGCGATTGAAAATGCAGGAAGTTTATTGAGTAATGTATCGCGTGTATTTGGCAATTTAAGTAAAGCGAATACAAACGATAGTATCAGTGCTTTAGATAAGGAATTGGCACCTGTATTAACAGGCCATTACGATGATATATCGATGAATAGTAAACTATTCGCTCGCATTAAAACGGTTTGGGATAAGAAGGCATCATTAGGTTTAGATGCTGAAGATATTAAACTGTTGGAAAATACCTATAAGAATTTTGTTCGTTCAGGCGCTAATTTAAATGATGCGGACAAAACGAAGTTAAAGAAAATCAATTCTGAATTAGCAGGTTTAACCGTAGAGTTTGGTCAAAATGTATTAGCAGAGACCAATGCGTTTGAAATGGTTGTTGATAGTGCTAGCCAATTAGAAGGTTTGCCAGAATCATTAAAATCTGCTGCTGCTGAAGATGCAATAGCGAAAGGAAAAGAAGGCAAGTGGTTGTTTACTTTACAAAATCCTTCTGTTATGCCATTCTTGCAATATGCTCAGAACAGAGATTTAAGAAAGCAGATTTGGGAAGCTTATCAAATGCGCGGAAATAATGATAATGCGCATGATAATAAGGAAGTCTTAAGAAAGATTGCTAATCTACGTTTAGAAAAAGCAAAATTATTGGGTTATAATTCTTATGCTGCATACGTCTTGGAAGAATCAATGGCTAAGAATCCAACCAACGTATACGAATTGCTTAATAAACTGTGGACTCCAGCGCTAAGTAAAGCAAAAGGTGAGGCTGCAGATATCAATAAAGAAATCAAAGCACAGGGTGGCGATTTTGAGGTGGCCCCTTATGATTGGAGATATTATACAGAGATCATTCGCAAAAATAGATTTGCATTAAATGAGGATGAGATTAAACCTTATTTCAGCTTACCTACTGTAAGAGAAGGTGCATTTGCAGTTGCTCATAAACTATATGGTTTAACTTTCGTTGCGTTAAATAATGTCCCTGTTTACCATAAAGATGTAGAGGTTTACGAGGTTAAGGACAAAGATGGTTCGCATTTGGGATTATTATATGCCGATTTCTTTCCTCGTGCATCGAAAAGCGGTGGTGCATGGATGACTTCTTATCGTAGTCAAAGTAAAAAAGAAGGAAAACGCAATGCTCCTGTAATCTCCATCGTTTGTAACTTCACAAAACCTGTTGGCGATCAACCTGCGTTATTAACTTTTGATGAAGCAAGTACTTTGTTCCATGAATTTGGTCATGCTTTACATGGCTTATTATCCAATGTAAAATATAGAAGTTTAGCAGGGACCTCGGTTTCCAGAGATTTTGTAGAATTACCATCTCAAATTATGGAAAATTGGGCGGCTGATGCATCAGTATTGAAAGAGTACGCTAAACATTATAAAACAAAAGAGGCGATTCCAGATTCTTTAATAGCTAAAATGGAAAAAGCAGGAACCTTTGATCAGGGTTTTGCAACAGTGGAATACTTAGCAGCATCTTTACTTGATATGAACTATCACGCTGCTACAGCTCCAATAAAAGGAGATATCAATGCATTTGAAAAAGAATCTTTGAAGAAAATGGGTTTAATCGATGCCATTATCCCACGTTATAGAAGCACTTATTTCAGACATATTTTTGAAGGGGGATATTCTGCGGGATATTATGCCTATATCTGGTCTGAGGTATTAGATTCAGACGCTTTCGCAGCTTTCAAGGAGAAATCATTGTATGATCAAACTACGGCAGATTCATTCCGTCGTAACATCTTAGAAAAAGGTGGAACTGGAGATCCAGCAGAAATGTATAAAGCATTTAGAGGTGTTGATCCAGATCCAAAATACTTGCTAATAAAAAGAGGGTTGAATTAA